A genomic region of Homalodisca vitripennis isolate AUS2020 chromosome 5, UT_GWSS_2.1, whole genome shotgun sequence contains the following coding sequences:
- the LOC124362490 gene encoding uncharacterized protein LOC124362490 encodes MPKPKIAIREKKEDYKTSNFNILNSTSKVITEPVPGNMYIALEDGRLVPIKSSQITQIVSSPGKLINQNLQEVSTSGDEIKLKDLPIKIAKSISISPELTKEAMVVQTAQRTLYENKPQTSKIVVKRKSDNVSDIHPNKKINDAEPELSQKEIENYDIKAVTDHIDVYDLSDNEDEELNDLFTDNNSLTESGEDEYTTPEYLYDEPLDDGNGEDNTFLSDLEYYDDNDSNVLHEEANSNVHDSRLASLGKQGSDEEINEDKKVSCENPSKLTIAKPTVILVNTPKATRPDGILKHRSDAQSSLTLKIGPKTSLNSIQKSVSTPQCSSTRKFAGTTKSTKTAFSKIPRINERFPDLPIPTNINQYGDCLKTKLGRYHYGLTLNDPPTQFFQGVLKGASGQTLAAMFGDSHLISRFDGIPLEDLSHLAIDTTFRVIPDSTIGVNHVMTISLLFNNQTYPLWYAITSCSSTELYKRILIEFQQHALDWPFKSILLNDDPMLCKAILAVFPDIELYGSWYFYCYSIWKEIIINNLTERCKQDTNLMTAVKLLMVVPYLPPLKDTPSSITMFEGFQVVKDFARENKLPKEFFRVMDYVAAFWFNIVKTNNFTTYGKHTCALNFVEITQLALLAYMKPKGNVWNLTQSFQCVAKMTSAEFDRYLNGKPPVLKKNRGRRFNVRIRQNMKRLQTGNYNVKKFLEMSIIYCEEMLDIFLHPLYPTSLYDKSNYIHTEGWKIKIIDS; translated from the exons ATGCCAAAACCAAAAATAGCCATCCGAGAAAAGAAAGAAGATTACAAAacttctaattttaatatattaaacagcACAAGTAAAGTTATAACTGAACCAGTGCCAGGAAATATGTACATAGCTTTGGAAGATGGTAGATTAGTTCCAATAAAATCCAGCCAAATCACACAAATTGTTTCTTCACCAGGGAAATTAATCAACCAAAATTTACAAGAGGTTTCTACTTCTggtgatgaaattaaattaaaagatcttCCTATAAAAATAGCTAAATCTATATCAATATCTCCGGAGCTCACAAAGGAAGCTATGGTAGTACAAACGGCACAGAGaacattatatgaaaataaacctCAGACAAGCAAAATTGTTGTAAAAAGAAAATCTGACAATGTGTCTGATATtcacccaaataaaaaaattaatgatgctGAACCTGAACTTTCacagaaagaaatagaaaattatgatattaaagCAGTCACAGACCACATTGATGTGTATGATCTCAGTGATAATGAAGATGAAGAACTAAATGATCTTTTTACAGATAACAACTCTCTTACAGAAAGTGGAGAAGACGAGTACACAACGCCTGAGTATTTGTATGATGAACCACTAGATGATGGAAATGGTGAAGATAATACATTTCTTTCAGATTTAGAGTATTATGATGATAATGATAGTAATGTCCTTCATGAAGAAGCAAATAGCAATGTACATGATTCCAGACTTGCAAGTTTAGGTAAGCAAGGTTCTGATGAAGAAATCAATGAAGATAAGAAAGTTAGCTGTGAAAATCCATCCAAGCTAACCATTGCTAAACCAACTGTTATATTGGTAAATACTCCCAAAGCTACTAGACCTGATGGAATATTGAAACATCGTTCTGATGCTCAATCCTCTTTGACGTTGAAAATTGGTCCCAAAACATCTTTAAATAGCATACAAAAATCAGTTTCCACTCCACAGTGCTCATCTACAAGAaa gtttGCAGGAACAACAAAGAGTACAAAAACAGCATTTTCAAAAATTCCAAGAATTAACGAAAGATTTCCTGACCTCCCGATCCCAACAAATATAAACCAGTATGGAGACTGCCTAAAGACAAAGCTGGGAAGATATCACTATGGGCTGACACTAAATGATCCTCCTACACAGTTTTTCCAAGGTGTGTTAAAAGGTGCATCTGGTCAAACGCTGGCAGCCATGTTTGGGGACAGCCATCTCATTTCAAGATTCGATGGGATTCCTCTGGAGGATCTGAGCCATTTGGCAATAGACACAACTTTTAGAGTGATTCCTGATTCTACAATTGGAGTGAATCATGTGATGACAATCAGTTTGCTCTTTAACAATCAG ACATATCCATTGTGGTACGCTATCACTTCCTGTTCGTCCACAGAACTTTACAAAAGAATCCTGATAGAGTTCCAGCAACATGCATTGGACTGGCCTTTCAAGTCTATTCTGCTCAATGATGATCCAATGTTATGTAAAGCCATACTTGCTGTCTTCCCAGATATTGAGCTATATGGATCGTGGTACTTTTACTGTTAT agcatttggaaagaaataataataaataacctgACAGAGAGATGTAAGCAAGACACAAACCTCATGACTGCTGTCAAACTCCTCATGGTGGTTCCGTACTTGCCTCCACTAAAGGACACGCCATCCTCTATCACCATGTTTGAGGGGTTTCAAGTGGTGAAGGATTTCGCTCGAGAGAACAAGTTACCAAAGGAGTTCTTCAGAGTAATGGACTATGTTGCTGCGTTTTGGTTCAATATTGTGAAAACCAATAACTTCACAACTTATGGAAAACATACATGCGCCCTTAATTTTGTCGAAATCACCCAACTTGCCTTGTTAGCGTATATGAAGCCAAAGGGAAATGTGTGGAATTTAACAC AATCCTTTCAGTGCGTTGCCAAAATGACCAGTGCAGAATTTGACAGATATCTGAATGGCAAACCACCTGTGTTAAAGAAGAATCGAGGAAGAAGATTCAATGTGCGGATTCGCCAGAATATGAAGAGGCTACAGACAGGCAATTACAATGTGAAGAAATTTCTTGAGATGTCCATCATATACTGTGAGGAAATGCTGGACATTTTTCTTCACCCCTTATATCCGACCTCTTTGTATGATAAATCTAACTATATACACACAGAAGGGtggaaaatcaaaattattgatagCTAA
- the LOC124362492 gene encoding E3 ubiquitin-protein ligase RAD18-like produces MEKILNGTIDKNLIVGSEISWPKEFPELKLIDDLLRCGICYDYIKTCMVTPCAHSYCSICIRRSLLYKTACPTCFEETYETNLRNNRILDRVAELFLSIKDRLVKHLRIAAVHFNCNEKLQSPATSLSASSQKTVHQEETPKRNIQKPGKSSTKGKLTFKSPSLDSSSKKSEISKRLEDLLGTSTAQGPERKASNSLELLNEDEFQRITTVPPMFLQPKVDSQPKNVDVSTVPCPVCAVNIPERNINTHLDNCLANVDKPPVKSPVKARQKRNPLPKMVWSLMPEKDLRKKLKDYGLNSQGEKKALISRIQRYILLFNSECDKDNPRPVSEIVRQVEREEKQAPNSIQQANRLVVNKKTDPKIIEEENKKYIRDNKDSFKKLIEAMKEREGKNIKPTARASNVILSDDEDDDIYRDQNKVSVSNFPSARSHDAPSTSSAVWEHVNLSDSDSNGSQSPILGGRVSDKKTLCNGNTPASVQNYNSPNNTRGRTAELNKVTNGDLESNSPRPVSDSPLADENSFSSPPKRSPSCIITTHSDSEDSISLLVDKNIDEDFLESTLGPATENVLNGNSQLEDPDFVVDTEDQNENYSDEVFVPKRKSKRKLKSPVLGDSNQTPSPRRTRRRISK; encoded by the exons ATGGAGAAAATACTAAATGGAACAATAGACAAAAATTTGATAGTTGGATCGGAAATTTCATGGCCAAAAGAATTTCCTGAACTAAAG cTCATTGATGACTTATTACGATGTGGTATCTGTTATGATTACATCAAAACTTGTATGGTGACTCCGTGTGCCCACAGTT ACTGCTCTATATGTATCAGAAGATCATTGCTTTATAAAACAGCATGTCCAACATGCTTTGAGGAgacatatgaaacaaatttaagaaacaaCAGGATTTTAGATAGAGTTGCAGAGCTGTTCCTTAGTATTAAAGATAGACTGGTAAAACATTTGAGGATAGCAGCAGTTCACTTTAATTGCAACGAAAAACTTCAGTCACCTGCAACATCTTTGAGTGCGTCATCACAGAAAACAGTTCACCAAGAGGAAACACCTAAAAGAAATATCCAAAAACCTGGAAAGTCATCCACTAAAGGAAAATTAACATTTAAGTCTCCCTCACTTGACAGTAGTTCTAAGAAATCTGAGATTTCAAAACGATTAGAAGATCTCCTTGGAACAAGCACTGCACAAGGTCCAGAGAGAAAGGCATCAAATAGTTTAGAACTTTTAAATGAAGACGAATTTCAAAGAATCACCACAGTACCTCCGATGTTTCTCCAACCCAAGGTAGATTCTCAGCCCAAGAATGTGGATGTTTCCACAGTTCCTTGTCCAGTTTGTGCCGTGAATATACCTGAGAGGAACATCAATACTCACCTTGACAACTGTCTAGCCAATGTTGATAAACCTCCTGTCAAAAG CCCTGTGAAAGCAAGACAGAAGAGAAATCCTTTGCCAAAAATGGTTTGGTCACTTATGCCAGAAAaagatttgagaaaaaaattgaaagacTATGGTTTGAACAGTCAAGGGGAAAAGAAAGCCCTCATTTCCAGGATTCAGAG GTATATTCTACTGTTCAACTCAGAGTGTGATAAGGATAACCCTAGACCTGTATCGGAGATTGTGCGGCAGGTTGAGAGAGAAGAGAAACAAGCTCCTAATTCAATTCAACAAGCaaat AGGCTGGTGGTAAACAAAAAAACTGATCCTAAGATTAtagaagaagaaaacaagaagTACA tacGAGATAACAAAGATAGTTTCAAAAAACTCATTGAAGCCATGAAAGAGAGAGAAGGAAAAAATATAAAGCCAACGGCAAGAGCTTCTAATGTTATATTGAGTGATGATGAAGATGATGACATCTACAGGGATCAGAATAAAGTATCAGTATCAAATTTTCCATCAGCAAGGTCCCACGATGCACCCAGTACCTCTAGCGCTGTCTGGGAACACGTGAATTTAAGTGACTCCGACTCCAACGGCTCACAATCACCCATACTTGGAGGTCGGGTCTCAGATAAAAAAACGCTTTGTAATGGCAACACTCCTGCATCTGTTCAAAACTACAATTCACCAAACAACACAAGAGGTAGAACTGCTGAACTGAATAAAGTGACAAATGGCGATTTAGAAAGTAATAGCCCACGGCCAGTGAGTGATTCACCATTGGCAGATGAAAACAGTTTCTCCAGTCCACCGAAGAGATCTCCCAGCTGCATTATCACCACTCACAGTGATAGTGAGGATAGTATTAGTTTACTTGTGGATAAAAATATTG ATGAAGATTTCCTTGAAAGCACCTTAGGACCAGCTACTGAAAATGTTCTCAATGGCAACAGTCAACTAGAAGATCCAGATTTTGTTGTTGATACTGAAGATCAGAATGAAAATTATAGTGATGAAGTGTTTGTACCTAAGAGGAAATCAAAACGGAAACTCAAAAGTCCTGTCCTGGGTGACTCTAATCAAACCCCAAGCCCCCGACGCACAAGACGGcgtataagtaaataa